The following are encoded together in the Diachasmimorpha longicaudata isolate KC_UGA_2023 chromosome 3, iyDiaLong2, whole genome shotgun sequence genome:
- the LOC135160632 gene encoding arylsulfatase B-like — translation MASYWPRICVVFLLGMFVGSSSGQFPVSPNIIVFMVDDMGWNDVGFHESNEIPTPNIDALAYNGIILNRHYVLPSCTPARAAFFTGLYPIRMGLQGNSLKGSEPRGLPLNVRILPDYLRELGYSTRLVGKWHLGFPTPQFTPQERGFDSFLGFYNDHISQYKYYYRDGNMSGFDLQRGDGPAHDIHEEYVTRVFTEEAIKIIHRHDSKRPLYLQINHLGFHAPLEPPHDGDLGGYRYHNFSYLHGERRKYAMMISEIDTSLGSIVSALGERALLNDSIIVFLSDNGAPTGGTEGNAGSNWPLRGGKYSLYEGGVRGVAAVWSPRIKKMAQVSSNLIHITDWLPTLYRAAGGNVSDLGVIDGVDQWDYFSQDKEAPRQSLLINIDELRKTEAAIYRRYKLIRGHTDERSNDYYFGSSGKDVNVPAYDYNLVHSSAVGSAIHSHLGHPVAPQSYMSKLREQARVSKCMDIKLFWNNGTHPCRNETECLFDIFSDPCEMTNIARSHPKIVRELNAILEKYGNMLTKQPNMPENWSADPRKHNSTWVPWLHPNLYETRYGYNGSAAVVVSSLGIFAHIGMVFLVVGLRAFL, via the exons atggcgTCGTATTGGCCGAGGATATGTGTTGTATTTTTATTAGGAATGTTTGTAGGGAGTTCCTCGGGACAATTCCCCGTTTCGCCGAATATTATCGTCTTCATGGTGGACGATATG GGATGGAATGATGTGGGATTTCATGAGTCCAATGAAATACCAACGCCCAATATTGACGCATTGGCATACAATGGGATTATTCTCAACAGACATTATGTGTTGCCATCGTGTACACCTGCCAGGGCGGCCTTCTTCACCGGTCTTTACCCTATTCGAATGG GCCTGCAAGGTAACAGTCTGAAAGGCAGTGAACCTCGAGGACTGCCCCTGAACGTCAGAATCCTCCCAGATTACCTCCGTGAATTGGGATACTCAACTAGACTCGTTGGAAAGTGGCACCTCGGCTTTCCAACGCCCCAATTCACCCCTCAGGAGCGGGGATTCGACTCCTTCCTGGGTTTTTATAACGATCACATTTCCCAGTACAAGTACTACTACCGCGATGGG AACATGTCAGGTTTTGATCTCCAACGAGGAGACGGTCCTGCCCACGATATCCACGAGGAGTACGTAACGAGAGTGTTCACCGAGGAAGCcatcaaaataattcatcgtCACGATAGTAAGCGTCCTCTTTATCTCCAAATCAATCATCTGGGTTTCCACGCACCTCTGGAACCACCACATGACGGAGATCTTGGGGGTTACCGATACCATAACTTCAGTTATCTTCATGGAGAACGACGCAAATACGCGA tGATGATATCAGAAATCGACACATCGCTAGGAAGCATTGTGTCTGCTTTGGGTGAACGTGCGCTACTGAATGACAGCATCATCGTCTTTTTGTCGGACAACGGTGCGCCAACCGGAGGTACAGAAGGAAATGCAGGATCGAACTGGCCGTTGCGAGGT GGCAAGTATTCACTGTACGAGGGAGGAGTCCGAGGTGTCGCAGCCGTCTGGTCaccaagaattaaaaaaatggcccAAGTATCGAGCAACTTGATCCACATAACTGACTGGCTGCCAACTCTGTACCGAGCGGCGGGAGGAAATGTCAGTGATCTGGGTGTAATCGATGGTGTTGATCAATGGGACTACTTCAGCCAGGACAAGGAAGCTCCACGGCAGTCCCTCCTCATTAACATCGACGAGCTGAGAAAAACCGAAGCCGCCATTTACCGCCGGTACAAGCTCATTCGGGGCCACACTGACGAGAGAAGCAATGACTACTACTTTGGAAGCAGTGGAAAAGATGTCAATGTACCTGCTTATGACTATAACCTGGTGCACAGCAGCGCTGTTGGCAGTGCCATTCATTCCCATCTTGGTCATCCAGTGGCCCCCCAAAGTTACATGTCGAAATTGAGAGAGCAAGCCCGAGTGTCCAAATGCATGGACATCAAGCTCTTCTGGAACAATGGCACTCATCCCTGTCGCAATGAAACGGAATgtctttttgatattttttcggaTCCTTGCGAGATGACTAACATCGCGAGATCACATCCTAAG ATTGTTCGAGAGCTTAATGCAATTTTGGAGAAATATGGAAATATGCTCACCAAGCAGCCAAACATGCCAGAAAATTGGAGTGCAGATCCTCGTAAGCACAACAGCACGTGGGTGCCCTGGTTACACCCAAATTTATACGAAACTCGTTACGGTTACAATGGTAGTGCAGCAGTAGTTGTCAGTAGTTTAGGAATTTTCGCACATATCGGTATGGTGTTCCTCGTCGTAGGCCTCCGAGCGTTCCTCTGA
- the LOC135160243 gene encoding uncharacterized protein LOC135160243 yields the protein MFSTKKRLIERTGYNDVGRFEYLKLLTIEFKTTASAEAKRQVLGNLANFAYDPVNYHYIRRLNIIDLFLYVLSESDTILVRFAIGGLCNLCSDPVNREFILRNRGVSLVLSLLRSPDEETVLSAITTLMFLVTDTSRSDIITPQFIQQLGIFKNSTNRRIQNLASIFLKDYCNAGGSEQKMFQRIKFPEQLFNSWVKMRSINYGALPNLIVGSKVSVTRQVTKNDIITFCQLTNDYNPIHTSEKPIVHGALLNGFLSGVLGTKLPGPGTIVLEQQLRYKNPCYAGDKVEIIVEVLEVRKIIKCGYKLVANAERIVLEGEGKFILTRVGAGGPEARM from the exons ATGTTCTCAACAAAAAAGAGATTAATAGAGAGAACTGGATATAATGACGTTGGCAGATTCGAGTATTTGAAATTGCTGACAATAGAATTTAAAACAACAGCATCTGCAG AAGCGAAACGTCAAGTTCTGGGAAATCTCGCGAATTTTGCTTACGATCCAGTTAATTACCACTACATCCGGCGATTGAACATAATTGATCTGTTTTTATATGTCCTCTCCGAGAGTGACACCATCCTGGTGCGATTTGCTATTGGAGGACTCTGTAATTTATGTTCAG ATCCTGTGAACAGGGAGTTCATTTTACGTAATCGTGGTGTCTCACTGGTATTGTCGTTATTACGATCACCCGATGAAGAAACTGTCCTGTCAGCAATAACAACGCTTATGTTTTTGGTAACAGATACCTCAAGGAGTGACATTATCACTCCTCAATTCATCCAGCAATTGGggatatttaaaaattcaacaaatcgGAGGATTCAAAATTTAGCCTCGATTTTTTTGAAGGATTATTGTAATGCAGGAGGCAGtgaacaaa aaatgtttcaacGAATCAAATTCCCCGAACAATTGTTCAATTCTTGGGTGAAAATGAGGAGCATTAATTATGGGGCACTACCTAATTTAATAGTTGGGTCAAAGGTATCTGTAACGAGACAAGTAACAAAGAACGACATAATCACGTTTTGTCAATTAACAAATGATTACAATCCAATTCATACGTCTGAAAAACCGATTGTTCATGGGGCACTACTGAACGGATTCCTATCTGGAGTTCTAGGAACAAAATTACCGGGTCCTGGTACGATAGTACTTGAACAACAATTGCGTTACAAAAATCCTTGTTATGCTGGAGATAAAGTTGAGATAATAGTTGAAGTACTAGAggttagaaaaataattaaatgcggGTACAAACTCGTGGCTAATGCCGAAAGGATTGTCCTGGAGGGCGAGGGTAAGTTTATTCTCACC
- the LOC135160633 gene encoding arylsulfatase B-like isoform X2 → MCFTSLVKVALVVFIYEAMFIHSVAMKRLCKRPNIVIIMGDDFGWNDVSYHGSNEIPTPNIDALAYNGVILHNHYVLPICTPSRTAFFTGRYPIRAGMQGFPLRAGEPRGIPLGTKLLPEYLRNLGYSTRLVGKWHLGYQSDDFTPARRGFDTFFGYYSGYITYYSHTITQSGQTGYDIHRDNKTELKPDWTGQNEYVTDVFTDEAVRIIEEHDTRRPLYLQLSHLAPHASDAAETLETRNFTVVNETFHYIEDIQRRKYAGMMTALDESVGRVMKALSHKNLLQNSIVIFLADNGAPTFGLHENRGSNYPFRGQKLSFYEGGVRGAACVYSPRIKKQGRIVNDLVHITDWLPTLYSAAGGNVNDLGIIDGINQWSTIKRGQSGNRKSLLVNIDETVNREAAILGQYKLLKKGAMPLYDGHSGNNVDDGDPAAPPYDLEKIASSATSRAIFRTTGTLTRSRKMLDLRARSKIICKPFTDIANCSETCLFNLSSDPCETTDISSDHPEVIEALEDIIESYRSVLMNQTNAAVDSRSFPMYHNDTWMPWLPPHQTAHPEFDTFSGINERLFHY, encoded by the exons ATGTGTTTTACGTCACTTGTCAAAGTTGCTTTAGTAGTTTTTATTTACGAGGCGATGTTCATCCATTCCGTCGCGATGAAACGTCTTTGCAAACGCCCGAATATTGTGATTATCATGGGAGATGATTTC ggATGGAATGACGTTAGTTATCACGGCTCGAACGAAATTCCGACGCCGAATATTGATGCTCTGGCTTACAATGGGGTGATTCTACATAATCATTATGTATTGCCGATATGTACACCTTCGAGGACTGCGTTCTTCACAGGACGTTATCCCATCAGGGCAg gCATGCAAGGCTTTCCCTTGCGGGCAGGGGAGCCCCGTGGTATTCCACTAGGCACAAAATTACTTCCTGAGTATCTGAGAAACCTTGGCTACTCGACAAGGCTCGTCGGTAAATGGCATCTAGGCTATCAGAGTGATGACTTCACACCGGCGAGACGAGGATTCGACACGTTTTTTGGATATTACAGTGGTTACATCACATACTACAGTCACACAATAACCCAGAGC GGGCAGACTGGCTACGACATACACCGTGATAATAAAACTGAACTAAAACCAGACTGGACTGGCCAGAATGAATACGTTACCGATGTTTTTACGGACGAAGCTGTGAGAATCATTGAGGAACATGATACCCGACGTCCTCTCTATCTGCAGCTCTCTCATCTTGCACCGCACGCCAGTGACGCCGCTGAAACATTGGAAACGAGGAATTTTACTGTGGTTAATGAAACTTTTCATTATATTGAAGATATACAACGACGGAAGTATGCAG GTATGATGACTGCACTGGACGAGTCGGTTGGACGTGTGATGAAAGCCCTGAGCCATAAAAATTTGTTGCAAAACTCCATCGTCATCTTCCTCGCTGACAACGGCGCCCCGACCTTCGGCCTCCATGAGAATAGAGGGTCCAATTATCCTTTTCGTGGG CAAAAGTTGTCGTTTTATGAAGGCGGCGTTCGTGGTGCGGCGTGTGTGTACTCAccacgaataaaaaaacaagggAGAATTGTTAACGACCTTGTTCATATCACCGATTGGCTTCCAACGCTGTACAGTGCAGCTGGCGGTAATGTCAATGACCTCGGCATCATCGATGGTATCAATCAGTGGTCTACAATCAAACGGGGACAATCGGGTAATAGAAAATCATTGCTCGTCAATATCGATGAGACTGTCAATCGAGAGGCTGCTATCCTTGGGCAATACAAACTTCTTAAAAAGG gaGCAATGCCTTTGTACGATGGGCATTCTGGTAATAATGTTGACGACGGGGACCCCGCGGCCCCTCCATACGACTTGGAAAAAATCGCGTCATCGGCAACCAGCCGAGCCATCTTCAGGACGACAGGGACCCTCACGAGGTCCCGGAAAATGCTCGATCTCCGTGCCCGGAGTAAAATCATCTGCAAGCCTTTTACCGATATTGCCAATTGCTCCGAAACGTGTTTATTCAATCTCAGTAGTGACCCCTGCGAGACAACCGACATATCCAGCGATCATCCCGAG GTGATAGAAGCACTGGAGGACATAATCGAGAGCTACCGAAGTGTTCTCATGAATCAGACAAACGCCGCCGTCGATTCAAGATCATTTCCAATGTATCACAACGACACTTGGATGCCCTGGCTGCCACCCCATCAGACAGCCCACCCTGAATTCGATACGTTCAGTGGAATTAATGAGAGATTATTCCACTACTAA
- the LOC135160633 gene encoding arylsulfatase B-like isoform X1, which yields MYTTKMSRTIRIFVALVCILTVSLCLYLVITFELDDVDETDIGRPHVITIIADDMGWNDVSYHGSNEIPTPNIDALAYNGVILHNHYVLPICTPSRTAFFTGRYPIRAGMQGFPLRAGEPRGIPLGTKLLPEYLRNLGYSTRLVGKWHLGYQSDDFTPARRGFDTFFGYYSGYITYYSHTITQSGQTGYDIHRDNKTELKPDWTGQNEYVTDVFTDEAVRIIEEHDTRRPLYLQLSHLAPHASDAAETLETRNFTVVNETFHYIEDIQRRKYAGMMTALDESVGRVMKALSHKNLLQNSIVIFLADNGAPTFGLHENRGSNYPFRGQKLSFYEGGVRGAACVYSPRIKKQGRIVNDLVHITDWLPTLYSAAGGNVNDLGIIDGINQWSTIKRGQSGNRKSLLVNIDETVNREAAILGQYKLLKKGAMPLYDGHSGNNVDDGDPAAPPYDLEKIASSATSRAIFRTTGTLTRSRKMLDLRARSKIICKPFTDIANCSETCLFNLSSDPCETTDISSDHPEVIEALEDIIESYRSVLMNQTNAAVDSRSFPMYHNDTWMPWLPPHQTAHPEFDTFSGINERLFHY from the exons ATGTACACCACAAAGATGTCGAGGACAATTAGAATATTCGTCGCCTTAGTTTGTATTTTAACTGTTTCACTGTGTCTTTATCTTGTGATAACGTTTGAACTGGATGATGTTGATGAGACAGACATTGGAAGACCCCACGTTATTACCATAATTGCAGATGATATG ggATGGAATGACGTTAGTTATCACGGCTCGAACGAAATTCCGACGCCGAATATTGATGCTCTGGCTTACAATGGGGTGATTCTACATAATCATTATGTATTGCCGATATGTACACCTTCGAGGACTGCGTTCTTCACAGGACGTTATCCCATCAGGGCAg gCATGCAAGGCTTTCCCTTGCGGGCAGGGGAGCCCCGTGGTATTCCACTAGGCACAAAATTACTTCCTGAGTATCTGAGAAACCTTGGCTACTCGACAAGGCTCGTCGGTAAATGGCATCTAGGCTATCAGAGTGATGACTTCACACCGGCGAGACGAGGATTCGACACGTTTTTTGGATATTACAGTGGTTACATCACATACTACAGTCACACAATAACCCAGAGC GGGCAGACTGGCTACGACATACACCGTGATAATAAAACTGAACTAAAACCAGACTGGACTGGCCAGAATGAATACGTTACCGATGTTTTTACGGACGAAGCTGTGAGAATCATTGAGGAACATGATACCCGACGTCCTCTCTATCTGCAGCTCTCTCATCTTGCACCGCACGCCAGTGACGCCGCTGAAACATTGGAAACGAGGAATTTTACTGTGGTTAATGAAACTTTTCATTATATTGAAGATATACAACGACGGAAGTATGCAG GTATGATGACTGCACTGGACGAGTCGGTTGGACGTGTGATGAAAGCCCTGAGCCATAAAAATTTGTTGCAAAACTCCATCGTCATCTTCCTCGCTGACAACGGCGCCCCGACCTTCGGCCTCCATGAGAATAGAGGGTCCAATTATCCTTTTCGTGGG CAAAAGTTGTCGTTTTATGAAGGCGGCGTTCGTGGTGCGGCGTGTGTGTACTCAccacgaataaaaaaacaagggAGAATTGTTAACGACCTTGTTCATATCACCGATTGGCTTCCAACGCTGTACAGTGCAGCTGGCGGTAATGTCAATGACCTCGGCATCATCGATGGTATCAATCAGTGGTCTACAATCAAACGGGGACAATCGGGTAATAGAAAATCATTGCTCGTCAATATCGATGAGACTGTCAATCGAGAGGCTGCTATCCTTGGGCAATACAAACTTCTTAAAAAGG gaGCAATGCCTTTGTACGATGGGCATTCTGGTAATAATGTTGACGACGGGGACCCCGCGGCCCCTCCATACGACTTGGAAAAAATCGCGTCATCGGCAACCAGCCGAGCCATCTTCAGGACGACAGGGACCCTCACGAGGTCCCGGAAAATGCTCGATCTCCGTGCCCGGAGTAAAATCATCTGCAAGCCTTTTACCGATATTGCCAATTGCTCCGAAACGTGTTTATTCAATCTCAGTAGTGACCCCTGCGAGACAACCGACATATCCAGCGATCATCCCGAG GTGATAGAAGCACTGGAGGACATAATCGAGAGCTACCGAAGTGTTCTCATGAATCAGACAAACGCCGCCGTCGATTCAAGATCATTTCCAATGTATCACAACGACACTTGGATGCCCTGGCTGCCACCCCATCAGACAGCCCACCCTGAATTCGATACGTTCAGTGGAATTAATGAGAGATTATTCCACTACTAA
- the LOC135160635 gene encoding protein Wnt-11b-1-like has protein sequence MHVTKCKETPWPAIIIILLLSAHGGTSIKWLALGKTNDDRIWTREACTAAKSSGLLERKQARACRATTDVMPSIVQAARDTTTVCQQAFRNRRWNCSSIDRAPHYSPDLLSGTREQAFVYAMSAAAAVWRLARGCALGNLAACSCATPPRREPPSPSALTASSSFTSKSVSFDAMSARNSFKWGGCGDDVRSASRLAKRFLQGSSPTGTGSTAKFMHAVNMHNNRAGRRAVEQSLTLECKCHGVSGSCSVRTCWRGLDSKGPSAAGARLFRKYATAAEVRPKSGSRLPPLYHYDNLLYTTKSPDYCVPDKKRGSLGTIGRQCNGSSSGYEGCEYLCCGRGHITKTREILERCQCKYISCCYSVQCKTCRSVKTTYECN, from the exons ATGCATGTAACCAAGTGCAAAGAGACACCCTGGCCTgcaatcattattattttactgCTCTCTGCTCATGGAGGGACAAGCATCAAGTGGCT GGCTCTAGGGAAAACTAACGACGACCGTATATGGACGAGGGAGGCCTGCACGGCCGCGAAAAGCTCAGGGCTGCTTGAGAGGAAGCAAGCACGAGCCTGCCGGGCCACCACCGACGTCATGCCAAGTATTGTTCAAGCAGCCAGGGATACGACGACCGTATGCCAACAGGCATTCAGGAATCGCCGATGGAACTGCAGCAGCATCGACCGGGCACCTCATTATTCTCCTGATTTACTCTCAG GAACGAGGGAGCAGGCATTCGTCTACGCCATGTCGGCGGCAGCTGCTGTATGGAGACTGGCACGTGGATGTGCACTGGGGAATCTAGCGGCGTGCTCTTGCGCTACACCACCGAGACGAGAACCACCGTCACCCTCAGCCCTCACCGCCTCCAGTTCTTTCACCTCCAAGTCCGTATCTTTCGACGCTATGTCTGCGAGAAATTCATTCAAATGGGGCGGTTGTGGGGACGACGTCAGGTCAGCCTCCAGACTGGCCAAGAGATTTTTGCAGGGCTCCAGCCCAACGGGAACTGGCTCCACGGCGAAATTTATGCACGCTGTTAATATGCATAATAATCGCGCCGGTCGAAGG GCTGTCGAACAATCATTGACTCTCGAGTGCAAATGCCACGGTGTATCAGGCTCCTGCAGCGTAAGAACATGTTGGCGTGGCCTCGACTCCAAGGGTCCGTCGGCAGCGGGTGCTCGATTATTCCGCAAATACGCAACTGCTGCCGAGGTCAGACCAAAATCCGGCAGTCGTCTTCCACCTCTCTATCATTACGACAATTTGTTATACACAACCAAAAGCCCGGACTACTGTGTGCCGGACAAAAAACGGGGCAGTCTAGGAACAATTGGAAG GCAATGCAACGGTAGCAGTTCAGGCTACGAGGGCTGCGAATACCTCTGCTGTGGACGCGGCCACATCACCAAGACCCGCGAAATTCTCGAAAGGTGTCAATGCAAATATATCAGCTGTTGTTACAGTGTACAGTGTAAAACATGCCGAAGTGTAAAGACCACATACGAGTGCAATTGA